A single genomic interval of Microbacterium sp. LWO14-1.2 harbors:
- a CDS encoding error-prone DNA polymerase: MGWHNPPQTWRELERTLSGEESPYPIGGPEPRLDRPDPGPVSTRKKRNPPTAVTRPTDPAPYAELHAHSSYSFLDGASSPEDLLAEAERLGLTALALTDHDGFYGAARFAEVAELMEVQVQTVYGAELSLGLDGPQRGAADPVGDHLLVLADGLEGYHRLSASMTGAHLRGGEKGRPVYDIDELAATADGHWTVLTGCRKGAVRRGLEAGDAMTPLRRLVDLFGRDRVVVELFDHGDPQDTRRNDALADLARRLRLPVVATNNVHYATPDRAALAEAVSAVRAVRSMDDLDGWLPAHGGAHLRSGAEMAARFRRYPGAISTGLEIAAASAFPLRRARPALPKQEVPEGHTPMTWLRHLVWEAVPTKYPRLDDEGRRRIHRELDVIEEKDFPGYFLIVHGIVAEARRRGILCQGRGSAAASAVCYLLGITAVDPILYRLPFERFLATTRSEEPDIDVDFDSDRREEIIQWVYREYGRERAAQVANVIQYRPKNAVRDMARALGHSVGQQDAWSRQVDGWSSGLEVADEHDIPANVLEYAGELLKAPRHLGIHSGGMVLTARPVGEVVPVEHARMENRTVIQWDKDDAAWMGLVKFDLLGLGMLAALQHCFDLIRDATGEEWTLETLPKEEPAVYDMLCRADSIGVFQVESRAQIGLLPRLQPRRFYDLAIQIALIRPGPIQGGAVHPFVRRKMAKDALDEENRARAARGEEPVVLEVPYPHEDLKPILERTLGIPIFQEQLIQMATAIGDCTADEADLLRRAMGSKRGLEKIEKVRDKLYAGMTRRGLSKDQSDRIYAQIQAFSNFGFAESHSLSFALLVYASSWLKLHYPAAFLAGLLRSQPMGFYSPATLTSDARRHGVEVRRPDLHASGATDTLEPLTETTERMPTGLDSCRAADQPDTPRFDRTLSDESAAHRRDGGYAVRLGLSGVRGIGLPLAERIVSEREAHGPYRDLHDLVRRTDATAAQLEALATAGAFESLGLQRREAMWLAGAAAEDRSRFLPGTVVSVQPPLFADQSSYEQLSSDLWATGVSTDDHPMAHFRAALTDRGVLSSRDLQSHETGRRVEVAGLVTHRQRPATAAGVTFLNLEDESGLVNVICSTGVWARYRRIARDSPALIIRGILERSPEGVINILADAFEDLRTGVAHRSRDFR; this comes from the coding sequence ATGGGGTGGCACAATCCCCCGCAGACCTGGCGCGAGCTCGAGCGCACTCTGAGCGGCGAGGAGTCGCCGTATCCGATCGGCGGCCCCGAACCCCGGCTCGACCGTCCCGACCCCGGACCGGTCAGCACCCGGAAGAAGCGGAACCCCCCGACAGCGGTCACCCGTCCGACCGACCCCGCGCCCTACGCCGAGCTGCACGCGCACTCGTCGTACTCCTTCCTCGACGGGGCGTCGTCACCGGAGGACCTCCTGGCCGAGGCCGAACGGCTCGGCCTCACCGCGCTGGCCCTCACCGACCACGACGGCTTCTACGGCGCGGCGCGCTTCGCCGAGGTGGCGGAGCTGATGGAGGTGCAGGTGCAGACCGTGTACGGCGCCGAGCTCTCCCTGGGCCTCGACGGACCGCAGCGCGGGGCGGCCGACCCCGTCGGCGATCATCTGCTCGTGCTCGCCGACGGCCTGGAGGGCTACCACCGCCTGTCGGCATCGATGACGGGAGCGCACCTCCGCGGCGGGGAGAAGGGGCGGCCGGTCTACGACATCGACGAGCTCGCGGCGACGGCGGACGGGCACTGGACGGTGCTCACCGGATGCCGCAAGGGCGCCGTCCGCCGCGGGCTCGAGGCCGGCGACGCGATGACCCCGCTGCGGCGTCTCGTCGACCTCTTCGGCAGGGACCGCGTGGTCGTCGAGCTCTTCGACCACGGCGACCCGCAGGACACCCGCCGCAACGACGCCCTCGCCGACCTCGCCCGAAGGCTGCGGCTCCCTGTCGTGGCGACGAACAACGTCCACTACGCGACACCGGACAGGGCCGCTCTCGCCGAGGCGGTCTCGGCGGTCAGAGCGGTGCGCAGCATGGACGACCTCGACGGCTGGCTCCCCGCGCACGGGGGCGCGCACCTGCGCAGCGGCGCCGAGATGGCCGCCCGGTTCCGCCGCTACCCCGGGGCGATCTCCACCGGGCTCGAGATCGCCGCGGCATCCGCTTTCCCGCTGCGCCGTGCGCGGCCGGCCCTCCCGAAGCAGGAGGTGCCGGAGGGGCACACCCCCATGACCTGGCTGCGGCACCTCGTGTGGGAGGCCGTGCCGACGAAGTACCCGCGGCTGGACGACGAGGGCCGCCGACGCATCCACCGCGAGCTCGACGTCATCGAGGAGAAGGACTTCCCCGGCTACTTCCTCATCGTGCACGGCATCGTCGCCGAGGCGCGGCGCCGCGGCATCCTGTGCCAGGGCCGCGGCTCGGCTGCGGCGAGCGCGGTCTGCTATCTGCTGGGGATCACCGCGGTCGACCCCATCCTCTACCGGCTGCCGTTCGAGCGGTTCCTCGCGACCACCCGCTCGGAGGAGCCGGACATCGACGTGGACTTCGACTCCGACCGCCGCGAGGAGATCATCCAGTGGGTGTACCGCGAGTACGGGAGGGAGCGCGCCGCGCAGGTCGCGAACGTCATCCAGTACCGACCCAAGAACGCCGTGCGCGACATGGCGAGGGCGCTCGGGCACTCCGTGGGGCAGCAGGACGCGTGGTCCCGCCAGGTCGACGGCTGGAGCTCGGGGTTGGAGGTCGCGGACGAGCACGACATCCCGGCGAACGTCCTCGAATACGCGGGCGAGCTGCTGAAGGCTCCCCGGCACCTCGGCATCCACTCCGGCGGCATGGTGCTCACGGCCAGGCCGGTGGGCGAGGTCGTCCCCGTCGAGCACGCCCGCATGGAGAACCGCACCGTCATCCAGTGGGACAAGGACGACGCGGCCTGGATGGGACTCGTGAAGTTCGACCTGCTGGGCCTGGGCATGCTCGCCGCCCTGCAGCACTGCTTCGATCTGATCCGCGATGCCACCGGGGAGGAGTGGACGCTGGAGACGCTGCCGAAGGAGGAGCCGGCCGTCTACGACATGCTCTGCCGCGCCGACTCGATCGGTGTGTTCCAGGTGGAGTCCCGGGCGCAGATCGGTCTGCTCCCCCGCCTGCAGCCGCGCCGGTTCTACGACCTGGCGATCCAGATCGCACTGATCCGCCCCGGCCCCATTCAGGGCGGGGCCGTGCATCCGTTCGTCCGCCGGAAGATGGCGAAGGACGCGCTCGACGAGGAGAACCGCGCCCGCGCCGCCAGGGGCGAGGAGCCGGTGGTGCTGGAGGTCCCATACCCGCACGAGGATCTGAAGCCGATCCTGGAGCGGACCCTCGGCATCCCGATCTTCCAGGAGCAGCTGATCCAGATGGCCACCGCGATCGGCGACTGCACGGCCGACGAGGCCGATCTGCTGCGGCGGGCGATGGGTTCCAAGCGCGGTCTCGAGAAGATCGAGAAGGTGCGCGACAAGCTCTACGCGGGGATGACGCGGCGCGGCCTCTCGAAGGATCAGTCCGACCGGATCTACGCGCAGATCCAGGCGTTCTCGAACTTCGGCTTCGCGGAGTCGCACTCTCTCTCGTTCGCGCTGCTCGTGTACGCCAGCTCCTGGCTGAAGCTGCACTATCCCGCGGCGTTCCTCGCCGGGCTCCTGCGCTCTCAGCCCATGGGCTTCTACTCGCCGGCGACGCTGACGTCCGATGCGCGCCGTCACGGGGTGGAGGTCCGCCGACCGGACCTGCACGCCTCGGGCGCCACCGACACCCTCGAGCCGCTCACGGAGACGACGGAGCGGATGCCGACGGGCCTCGACTCGTGCCGTGCGGCCGATCAGCCGGATACGCCTCGCTTCGACAGGACGCTGTCCGACGAGTCGGCGGCGCACCGGCGCGACGGCGGGTATGCGGTCAGGCTCGGTCTCAGCGGCGTCCGCGGCATCGGGCTCCCGCTCGCCGAGCGGATCGTCTCGGAGCGCGAGGCGCACGGCCCCTACCGCGACCTGCACGATCTCGTGCGGAGGACCGACGCCACGGCCGCGCAGCTGGAGGCTCTGGCCACAGCCGGGGCCTTCGAGTCGCTGGGGCTGCAACGACGGGAGGCGATGTGGCTCGCGGGGGCGGCGGCCGAGGATCGATCGCGCTTCCTGCCGGGGACCGTGGTCTCGGTGCAGCCGCCGCTGTTCGCGGATCAGTCGAGCTACGAGCAGCTGTCGTCGGACCTGTGGGCGACCGGAGTCTCCACCGACGACCATCCGATGGCGCACTTCCGTGCGGCGCTGACGGATCGGGGCGTGCTCTCCTCCCGTGACCTGCAGTCGCACGAGACCGGCCGTCGGGTCGAGGTCGCTGGACTCGTCACGCACCGGCAGCGACCGGCGACCGCGGCGGGCGTCACGTTCCTCAACCTCGAGGACGAGAGCGGTCTGGTCAACGTCATCTGTTCGACCGGCGTGTGGGCGCGCTATCGCCGGATCGCTCGGGATTCGCCGGCGCTCATCATCCGCGGCATCCTGGAGCGATCCCCCGAGGGCGTGATCAACATCCTCGCCGACGCGTTCGAAGACCTGCGGACCGGTGTCGCACACCGCTCCAGGGACTTCCGCTGA
- a CDS encoding response regulator, which produces MALARLHGGPLDGQIIPLDDDADDKLIVPYSETQVVYNRRGDAQNTGDSDGPTELDYWFDESLEELNPSDD; this is translated from the coding sequence ATGGCACTCGCACGACTTCACGGAGGCCCGCTCGACGGGCAGATCATCCCTCTCGACGACGACGCGGACGACAAGCTGATCGTCCCCTATAGCGAGACGCAGGTGGTGTACAACCGCCGCGGAGACGCGCAGAACACCGGCGACTCCGACGGCCCCACCGAACTGGACTACTGGTTCGACGAGTCCCTCGAGGAACTCAACCCCTCGGATGACTGA
- a CDS encoding A24 family peptidase encodes MDPRPVLIVLVHLGLLVVAARLVVIDLRTHRLPDRIVLPTLGALVLVALVDAVLTQDATPLLRGGAGLLILGGFYALLRLLSRDGMGGGDVKLAAVIGLVLGWHGWQELVVGAAAAFLLGALFACALMLLRRANGATRIAFGPWMIAGAVLGLAVG; translated from the coding sequence ATGGATCCGCGACCCGTACTCATCGTCCTCGTGCATCTCGGCCTCCTCGTCGTCGCCGCCCGGCTCGTCGTGATCGACCTCCGCACCCACCGCCTGCCCGACCGGATCGTGCTCCCGACCCTCGGCGCACTGGTGCTCGTAGCGCTCGTCGACGCCGTCCTCACGCAGGACGCGACACCGCTGCTCCGAGGCGGGGCGGGACTCCTCATCCTCGGCGGCTTCTACGCGCTCCTGCGTCTCCTCAGCCGCGACGGGATGGGCGGCGGAGACGTCAAACTCGCCGCCGTGATCGGCCTGGTGCTCGGCTGGCACGGCTGGCAGGAACTCGTCGTCGGCGCCGCGGCCGCCTTCCTGCTCGGGGCTCTCTTCGCCTGCGCGCTGATGCTCCTCCGCCGCGCGAACGGTGCCACCCGCATCGCCTTCGGCCCGTGGATGATCGCCGGCGCGGTGCTCGGCCTCGCCGTGGGCTGA
- a CDS encoding DNA polymerase Y family protein — MTAPLRVLVLWFPDWPLRAALGGAPPHPPTAIVHANTVVACTASAREHGVRAGQRRRVAQGHISSLRVLPHDPARDERAFLPVLQLIEKHAPGAALLRPGLAALRARGISRYHDGEPEAGHALIRILGEAGYPEVRVGVADGPFTAELAARGTGPCTVVPSGRAEEFLHPLPVGVLRDEQLTGLLTRLGVRTLGEFARLDAIEVRDRFGERGARLHALAAGADSRAVVPRPPDPELVRSIEFETPLAGADQVAFAVRQTSDAVMLALADASVVCTEVRIDLTDDDGRVYSRTWLHPTCFDAADLVDRVRWQLEALAAESAKEPVDEARAFGGIAMVRIVPTAVDDAAHHQPGLFGSGTDERLHHAVSRVQTMLGHQGVVTAALSGGRWLADRQVLTPWGERPIAPRDPDRPWPGSLPDPLPAEVFRPPRPIGVQTSDGESVSIDERGALSAVPARIDGDEVRAWAGPWPIHERRWESTGGKRGHRLQIVDGHDRAWLVFSAGDRWWAEGRYR, encoded by the coding sequence ATGACCGCTCCCCTGCGCGTCCTGGTCCTCTGGTTCCCCGACTGGCCGCTGCGCGCGGCCCTGGGCGGAGCGCCGCCGCATCCGCCCACCGCGATCGTGCACGCCAACACGGTGGTCGCCTGCACGGCGTCGGCGCGAGAGCACGGTGTGCGCGCGGGGCAGCGCCGCCGCGTCGCGCAGGGGCACATCTCGTCGCTGCGGGTGCTCCCGCACGATCCGGCGCGGGACGAGCGGGCGTTCCTGCCCGTGCTGCAGCTCATCGAGAAGCACGCACCGGGCGCCGCCCTCCTGCGCCCCGGCCTCGCCGCGCTGCGGGCACGGGGCATCTCGCGCTACCACGACGGCGAACCGGAAGCCGGTCACGCGCTGATCCGCATCCTCGGCGAGGCGGGGTATCCCGAGGTGCGCGTGGGGGTCGCCGACGGCCCCTTCACCGCAGAGCTCGCCGCCCGGGGCACAGGCCCCTGCACGGTGGTGCCCTCCGGACGTGCCGAGGAGTTCCTGCATCCTCTGCCCGTCGGTGTGCTGCGCGACGAGCAGCTCACGGGGCTGCTCACCCGCCTCGGGGTGCGCACTCTCGGCGAGTTCGCCCGGCTCGACGCGATCGAGGTCCGCGACCGCTTCGGCGAGCGCGGGGCCCGGCTGCACGCCCTCGCGGCCGGCGCGGACTCCCGGGCGGTCGTGCCCCGTCCGCCCGACCCGGAGCTCGTGCGCTCCATCGAGTTCGAGACCCCGCTGGCCGGCGCCGACCAGGTGGCCTTCGCGGTGCGGCAGACCTCGGATGCGGTGATGCTCGCCCTGGCCGACGCCTCTGTGGTGTGCACGGAGGTGCGCATCGACCTCACCGACGACGACGGGCGCGTGTACTCCCGCACGTGGCTGCACCCGACCTGCTTCGATGCGGCGGACCTCGTCGACCGCGTGCGCTGGCAGCTCGAGGCGCTGGCGGCCGAGTCGGCGAAGGAGCCGGTCGACGAGGCGCGGGCCTTCGGCGGCATCGCGATGGTGCGCATCGTGCCGACAGCCGTCGACGACGCCGCCCATCATCAGCCGGGCCTCTTCGGCTCGGGCACGGACGAACGCCTCCACCACGCCGTCTCCCGCGTGCAGACGATGCTGGGCCATCAGGGCGTCGTGACGGCCGCGCTCTCCGGAGGGCGCTGGCTCGCCGACCGACAGGTGCTCACGCCCTGGGGCGAACGGCCCATCGCGCCGCGCGACCCCGATCGCCCCTGGCCGGGCAGCCTCCCCGACCCGCTTCCCGCCGAGGTCTTCCGGCCCCCTCGGCCCATCGGCGTGCAGACATCGGACGGGGAGTCGGTGAGCATCGACGAGCGAGGGGCGCTCTCCGCGGTCCCCGCACGCATCGACGGCGACGAGGTGCGCGCCTGGGCCGGCCCCTGGCCCATCCACGAGAGGCGCTGGGAGAGCACCGGCGGCAAGAGAGGCCATCGACTGCAGATCGTCGACGGCCACGACCGCGCGTGGCTGGTCTTCTCGGCCGGCGACCGCTGGTGGGCCGAGGGGCGGTACCGCTGA
- a CDS encoding metallophosphoesterase, translating into MAHTADITLPDQRVAVLGDVHGNVGWIRMLSRALPHLAPAVVSILQLGDWWMPADEIDEALAETDITGIYVTGGNHEPWGEITTLMTKYPGEAVRVSKLVWLLPRPARLTIGGRSVLSLGGASSVDRQSRIEGLTWWPDEAITDEHVADAIAGGPADLMLTHESPANTPVRRVREILRTNPHRFPKAALEASAASRARVSQVWDAVRPELLAHGHLHVGAGGKTADGRRVASLGREGHEWNLGILDMNNLRMATPSLAILRGLANDDDGSRRTREQRMNGVAESLHSGVLDGLRPSAQALRDARDYVDGVRGLERSSKTSADATPAPSARTHD; encoded by the coding sequence ATGGCACACACAGCCGACATCACATTGCCGGACCAGCGAGTCGCCGTATTGGGGGACGTCCACGGCAACGTCGGTTGGATCCGGATGCTGTCGCGGGCGCTCCCGCACCTCGCACCGGCCGTGGTGAGCATCCTTCAGCTCGGCGACTGGTGGATGCCCGCGGACGAAATCGACGAGGCTCTCGCTGAGACGGACATCACAGGTATCTACGTGACCGGAGGGAATCATGAACCGTGGGGCGAGATCACCACGCTCATGACCAAGTACCCCGGCGAAGCCGTGCGGGTCTCTAAGCTCGTGTGGCTACTCCCCCGACCAGCGCGCCTCACCATCGGTGGGCGTTCAGTTCTCTCGCTCGGTGGCGCCTCCTCTGTCGACCGCCAGTCGAGGATCGAAGGGTTGACCTGGTGGCCAGACGAAGCCATCACCGACGAGCACGTCGCCGACGCCATCGCCGGCGGCCCCGCCGACCTGATGCTCACCCACGAGTCCCCGGCCAACACCCCCGTTCGTCGCGTCCGTGAAATCCTCCGCACGAACCCGCACCGCTTCCCGAAGGCGGCGTTGGAGGCGTCCGCGGCATCCCGCGCACGGGTCAGCCAGGTGTGGGACGCCGTGCGCCCAGAACTTCTCGCGCACGGACATCTGCATGTCGGGGCAGGCGGGAAGACTGCGGATGGCCGTCGTGTGGCGAGCCTCGGGCGAGAGGGCCATGAGTGGAACCTCGGAATACTCGATATGAACAACCTGCGGATGGCCACCCCGAGCCTGGCGATACTCCGCGGACTTGCCAACGACGACGACGGTTCTCGTCGCACGCGGGAGCAGCGGATGAACGGCGTCGCCGAGTCCCTGCACTCAGGAGTCCTGGACGGATTGAGGCCCTCCGCTCAAGCGCTTCGGGACGCTCGGGACTACGTCGACGGAGTTCGCGGACTCGAGAGATCCTCGAAGACGTCCGCCGACGCCACACCCGCACCCTCGGCGAGAACTCATGACTGA
- a CDS encoding DUF1905 domain-containing protein, which yields MQIEFESAVTRWEKRVDDWFFATMPEEISLEIRELPAPQRGFGSLRVRARIGASLWSTSIFFDGAAFVLPLKKAIRDAQGITEGDVVLVDLDIIDL from the coding sequence ATGCAGATCGAGTTCGAGAGCGCCGTCACCCGCTGGGAGAAGCGGGTCGACGACTGGTTCTTCGCGACCATGCCCGAGGAGATCTCGCTGGAGATCCGCGAGCTCCCCGCCCCGCAGCGCGGGTTCGGCTCCCTGCGCGTGCGCGCGCGCATCGGCGCATCCCTCTGGAGCACGTCGATCTTCTTCGACGGGGCGGCCTTCGTGCTCCCGCTCAAGAAGGCGATCCGAGACGCCCAGGGCATCACCGAGGGCGACGTGGTGCTCGTCGACCTCGACATCATCGATCTCTGA
- a CDS encoding DUF72 domain-containing protein, which produces MTAARPNGRIRIGVSGWKYASWRGDFYPKGLAQRRELEHIGEHFSSAELNGSFYSLQRPQSYLRWRSEVPEDFVFAVKGSRYVTHMLRLRDAEQGLANFFASGVLALGAQLGPILWQLPERQIFDADLVEAFLASLPASTGEALELARRHDERLDGRAWLEIDEDRPLRHALEPRSDTFADPEALRLLQRHGTALVAADTAGRWPRFDALTADFAYVRLHGAQMLYHSGYTAAELAEWAGIVSAWADGSGSSDGLPRDVYVYFDNDARGHAPHDAEGLAALVGALA; this is translated from the coding sequence ATGACCGCAGCTCGACCGAACGGTCGCATCCGCATCGGCGTCTCCGGGTGGAAGTACGCCAGCTGGCGCGGCGACTTCTATCCGAAGGGTCTCGCGCAGCGTCGCGAGCTCGAGCACATCGGCGAGCACTTCTCGAGTGCGGAGCTCAACGGGTCGTTCTACTCGCTGCAGCGTCCGCAGAGCTATCTTCGCTGGCGGTCCGAGGTGCCCGAGGATTTCGTCTTCGCGGTCAAGGGCTCCCGGTACGTGACGCACATGCTCCGCCTGCGCGACGCCGAGCAGGGGCTGGCCAACTTCTTCGCATCCGGTGTCCTCGCCCTCGGCGCCCAATTGGGTCCGATCCTGTGGCAGCTGCCGGAGCGCCAGATCTTCGACGCCGACCTCGTCGAGGCGTTCCTCGCGAGCCTCCCCGCATCCACCGGCGAGGCGCTCGAGCTCGCGAGACGGCACGACGAGCGTCTCGACGGCCGGGCCTGGTTGGAGATCGACGAGGACCGGCCCCTGCGTCACGCGCTCGAGCCGAGGTCGGACACCTTCGCCGATCCGGAAGCGCTCCGACTGCTGCAGAGGCACGGCACGGCCCTCGTCGCCGCAGACACAGCCGGCCGCTGGCCCCGGTTCGACGCGCTCACGGCCGACTTCGCCTATGTCCGGCTGCATGGCGCGCAGATGCTGTACCACAGCGGCTACACGGCGGCCGAGCTCGCGGAGTGGGCCGGGATCGTCAGCGCCTGGGCCGATGGATCGGGCTCGAGCGACGGCCTCCCCCGAGACGTCTACGTGTACTTCGACAACGACGCCCGCGGGCACGCGCCGCACGACGCGGAGGGGCTGGCGGCGCTCGTCGGCGCGCTCGCCTGA
- a CDS encoding CYTH domain-containing protein: MTDPHDRAAPSRVVEVERKYDVDLGTPLPDWRGLPGVDAVSAGEVRELDARYLDTADAALSRSGVALRRRTGGPDAGWHIKGPREGDGRLEMGWPLGDDESVPPAIVDTLARWTTAELIPLARIENQRTAYLLTGPDGVIAEFVDDHVRATDLRQDVRREWREWELELGPAAPADADGREALFAAAEQAISAVGGRAAASDSKLARALGF; the protein is encoded by the coding sequence ATGACTGATCCGCACGACCGCGCCGCGCCCTCGCGCGTCGTCGAGGTCGAGCGCAAATACGACGTCGACCTGGGAACGCCGCTGCCCGACTGGCGCGGCCTTCCCGGCGTCGACGCGGTGTCGGCCGGCGAGGTGCGCGAGCTCGACGCCCGCTACCTCGACACGGCGGATGCCGCGCTGTCGCGTTCGGGAGTGGCGCTCCGACGCCGCACCGGAGGCCCCGACGCCGGCTGGCACATCAAGGGTCCTCGTGAGGGCGACGGACGTCTCGAGATGGGGTGGCCGCTCGGAGACGACGAGTCCGTGCCGCCGGCGATCGTCGATACGCTCGCACGGTGGACGACGGCCGAGCTGATCCCGCTCGCACGCATCGAGAACCAGCGCACCGCCTACCTGCTCACCGGGCCGGACGGCGTGATCGCCGAGTTCGTCGACGACCACGTCAGAGCCACGGATCTGCGTCAGGACGTGCGGCGCGAATGGCGCGAGTGGGAGCTCGAACTGGGGCCGGCAGCCCCCGCCGACGCCGACGGGCGCGAGGCGCTGTTCGCCGCTGCGGAACAGGCGATCTCCGCCGTGGGCGGGCGCGCAGCGGCATCCGATTCCAAGCTCGCGAGAGCACTCGGCTTCTAG
- a CDS encoding type II toxin-antitoxin system death-on-curing family toxin, translated as MEYIDDDDLMTIRRRLATGELASQDFGATDPLRPNGLASAIARQTAGLGSYRKYDTVATVAATLFYGLTLNHPFENGNKRTALVTMLVFLQRNRTLLVGTTEDELYEMATGVAAHEFPIPEGIERDADSEVAAIGAWLNERTRPLGRGDKNLKFKDFRIQLESQGCEFALPNKNFVKVYRRTDEGEFSARMGYPRAHFTVPVQEVKRVRKLLRLDEAHGFDSGAFYEDDLDAVVDGFVNTYRQVLDRLALT; from the coding sequence ATGGAGTACATCGACGACGACGACCTGATGACGATTCGCAGACGTCTCGCTACGGGGGAGCTCGCAAGTCAAGATTTCGGTGCTACCGATCCGCTGAGGCCGAACGGTCTTGCGAGCGCAATCGCTCGCCAGACGGCAGGGCTCGGCAGCTACCGAAAGTACGACACCGTCGCCACAGTCGCAGCCACTCTCTTCTACGGCCTCACACTCAATCACCCGTTCGAGAACGGAAACAAACGGACAGCACTCGTCACGATGCTTGTGTTCCTGCAGAGAAATCGAACTCTGCTGGTGGGAACCACCGAGGACGAACTTTACGAAATGGCTACAGGCGTGGCGGCTCACGAGTTTCCGATTCCTGAGGGGATCGAGCGCGACGCCGACTCCGAGGTCGCCGCCATCGGGGCCTGGCTGAACGAACGCACTCGGCCTTTGGGTCGCGGAGACAAGAACCTGAAGTTCAAGGACTTTCGCATTCAGCTCGAGTCGCAGGGTTGCGAGTTCGCGCTGCCGAACAAGAACTTTGTGAAGGTGTACCGGCGCACAGACGAAGGCGAGTTCAGCGCACGCATGGGCTACCCGCGCGCTCACTTCACAGTCCCGGTGCAGGAAGTGAAGCGCGTTCGCAAGCTGCTCAGGTTGGACGAGGCGCACGGATTTGACTCTGGTGCCTTCTACGAAGACGACCTCGACGCCGTGGTGGACGGCTTCGTCAATACTTATCGGCAGGTACTGGATCGACTGGCGCTAACTTGA
- a CDS encoding uracil-DNA glycosylase produces the protein MNDYARLPEDWARAVAATGYDLAQVYAALDNIYGGPGTHPISPPARADVFRAFHLTPLADVRVVIIGEDPYPDPSQAHGLAFSTPPTYLGERPTSLGRIFGALRRDLGLLPSQDDLSPWAQRGVLLLNVALTHRAGSAMPDLPTWRRFTEEVLGVIDRQLQEVAWLLWGDFANDIADSVPRTNQRHRTFRNAHPRAGRAKRSTLAQSPPFLAASTFLGTDPHIYWTL, from the coding sequence GTGAACGACTACGCCCGACTGCCGGAGGACTGGGCGCGTGCGGTCGCCGCCACCGGATACGACCTTGCCCAGGTCTACGCTGCTCTGGACAACATATACGGTGGTCCGGGAACGCATCCAATATCACCACCAGCACGCGCGGACGTCTTCCGAGCGTTTCACCTGACACCACTTGCGGACGTGCGAGTGGTCATCATTGGCGAAGACCCATACCCTGACCCGAGCCAAGCCCACGGACTGGCATTCTCCACGCCACCCACCTACCTGGGCGAACGTCCGACTTCCCTCGGGCGCATCTTCGGCGCCCTGAGAAGGGACCTAGGTTTGCTGCCTTCACAAGACGACCTGAGCCCATGGGCGCAGCGCGGCGTGTTGCTCCTCAACGTGGCGCTGACTCACCGCGCGGGAAGCGCTATGCCAGACCTGCCCACGTGGAGACGATTCACTGAAGAGGTGCTCGGCGTCATCGACCGTCAGCTTCAAGAGGTCGCCTGGCTGCTGTGGGGAGACTTCGCGAACGACATCGCCGACTCCGTTCCGCGCACCAACCAACGACACAGGACGTTCCGCAATGCTCATCCTCGGGCTGGGCGCGCGAAGCGGTCAACTCTTGCCCAGTCGCCGCCGTTTCTCGCAGCGAGCACATTCCTGGGAACCGATCCACATATCTACTGGACCCTCTGA